The following proteins are encoded in a genomic region of Oncorhynchus keta strain PuntledgeMale-10-30-2019 chromosome 35, Oket_V2, whole genome shotgun sequence:
- the LOC127916263 gene encoding uncharacterized transmembrane protein DDB_G0289901-like isoform X13 produces the protein MEGERDGWRVGRRERGMEGGKKGERDGGWEGGREGWMEGGKEGERDGGWEGGREGWMEGGKEGERDGWRVGRRERGMEGGKEGERDGWRVGRRERGMEGGKEERGMDGGWEGGREGWMVGRRERGMEGGKEGERDGWRDGRRELDDEGGWEGGREGWRVGRRERGMDGGREGWMERGMDGGWEGGREGWMEGGKEGERDGWRVGRRERGMDGGWEEGREGWRVGRRERGMEGGKEGEREGGKDRGREREGERDGGWEGGREGWRVGRRERGMEGGKEGGREGWREGGREGWRVGGKEGERDGGWEGGREGWRVARRREGWRVGRVICRLLKVEKGRRQRKEIEKGVRGRSQRKDSEEGERGRREEGVRGRSQRKERGRRERKESEEGERKEREEGVRGRSQRKERGRSQRKERGRSQRKERGRKGKRETWGE, from the exons atggagggagagagggatggatggagggtgggaaggagggagagagggatggagggtgggaagaagggagagagggatggagggtgggaaggagggagagagggatggatggagggtgggaaggagggagagagggatggagggtgggaaggagggagagagggatggatggagggtgggaaggagggagagagggatggatggagggtgggaaggagggagagagggatggagggtgggaaggagggagagagggatggatggagggtgggaaggagggagagagggatggagggtgggaaggaggagagagggatggatggagggtgggaaggagggagagagggatggatggtgggaaggagggagagagggatggagggtgggaaggagggagagagggatggatggagggatggaaggagagagctGGATGACGAaggagggtgggaaggagggagagagggatggagggtgggaaggagggagagagggatggatggagggagagagggatggatggagagagggatggatggagggtgggaaggagggagagagggatggatggagggtgggaaggagggagagagggatggatggagggtgggaaggagggagagagggatggatggagggtgggaagaagggagagagggatggagggtgggaagaagggagagagggatggagggtgggaaggagggagagagggagggtgggaaggacagagggagggagagggagggagagagagatggagggtgggaaggagggagagagggatggagggtgggaaggagggagagagggatggagggtgggaaggagggagggagagagggatggagg gagggagggagagagggatggagggtgggtgggaaggagggagagagggatggagggtgggaaggagggagagagggatggagggtggcaAGGAggcgagagggatggagggtgggaagAGTCATCTGTAGATTGCTGAAAGTAgaaaagggaaggagacagaggaaggagatagagaaaggagtcagaggaaggagtcagaggaaggattcagaggaagga gagagaggaaggagagaggaaggagtcagaggaaggagtcagaggaaggagagaggaagga gagagaggaaggagtcagaggaaggagagaggaagga gagagaggaaggagtcagaggaaggagtcagaggaaggagagaggaaggagtcagaggaaggagagaggaaggagtcagaggaaggagagaggaaggaagggcaaAAGAGAGACATGGGGTGAGTGA
- the LOC127916263 gene encoding protein argonaute-2-like isoform X8, whose protein sequence is MEGERDGWRVGRRERGMEGGKKGERDGGWEGGREGWMEGGKEGERDGGWEGGREGWMEGGKEGERDGWRVGRRERGMEGGKEGERDGWRVGRRERGMEGGKEERGMDGGWEGGREGWMVGRRERGMEGGKEGERDGWRDGRRELDDEGGWEGGREGWRVGRRERGMDGGREGWMERGMDGGWEGGREGWMEGGKEGERDGWRVGRRERGMDGGWEEGREGWRVGRRERGMEGGKEGEREGGKDRGREREGERDGGWEGGREGWRVGRRERGMEGGKEGGREGWREGGREGWRVGGKEGERDGGWEGGREGWRVARRREGWRVGRVICRLLKVEKGRRQRKEIEKGVRGRSQRKDSEEGERGRREEGVRGRSQRKERGRSQRKERGRRERKESEEGERKEREEGVRGRSQRKERGRSQRKERGRSQRKERGRKGKRETWGE, encoded by the exons atggagggagagagggatggatggagggtgggaaggagggagagagggatggagggtgggaagaagggagagagggatggagggtgggaaggagggagagagggatggatggagggtgggaaggagggagagagggatggagggtgggaaggagggagagagggatggatggagggtgggaaggagggagagagggatggatggagggtgggaaggagggagagagggatggagggtgggaaggagggagagagggatggatggagggtgggaaggagggagagagggatggagggtgggaaggaggagagagggatggatggagggtgggaaggagggagagagggatggatggtgggaaggagggagagagggatggagggtgggaaggagggagagagggatggatggagggatggaaggagagagctGGATGACGAaggagggtgggaaggagggagagagggatggagggtgggaaggagggagagagggatggatggagggagagagggatggatggagagagggatggatggagggtgggaaggagggagagagggatggatggagggtgggaaggagggagagagggatggatggagggtgggaaggagggagagagggatggatggagggtgggaagaagggagagagggatggagggtgggaagaagggagagagggatggagggtgggaaggagggagagagggagggtgggaaggacagagggagggagagggagggagagagagatggagggtgggaaggagggagagagggatggagggtgggaaggagggagagagggatggagggtgggaaggagggagggagagagggatggagg gagggagggagagagggatggagggtgggtgggaaggagggagagagggatggagggtgggaaggagggagagagggatggagggtggcaAGGAggcgagagggatggagggtgggaagAGTCATCTGTAGATTGCTGAAAGTAgaaaagggaaggagacagaggaaggagatagagaaaggagtcagaggaaggagtcagaggaaggattcagaggaagga gagagaggaaggagagaggaaggagtcagaggaaggagtcagaggaaggagagaggaaggagtcagaggaaggagagaggaagga gagagaggaaggagtcagaggaaggagagaggaagga gagagaggaaggagtcagaggaaggagtcagaggaaggagagaggaaggagtcagaggaaggagagaggaaggagtcagaggaaggagagaggaaggaagggcaaAAGAGAGACATGGGGTGAGTGA
- the LOC127916263 gene encoding protein argonaute-2-like isoform X3 has translation MEGERDGWRVGRRERGMEGGKKGERDGGWEGGREGWMEGGKEGERDGGWEGGREGWMEGGKEGERDGWRVGRRERGMEGGKEGERDGWRVGRRERGMEGGKEERGMDGGWEGGREGWMVGRRERGMEGGKEGERDGWRDGRRELDDEGGWEGGREGWRVGRRERGMDGGREGWMERGMDGGWEGGREGWMEGGKEGERDGWRVGRRERGMDGGWEEGREGWRVGRRERGMEGGKEGEREGGKDRGREREGERDGGWEGGREGWRVGRRERGMEGGKEGGREGWREGGREGWRVGGKEGERDGGWEGGREGWRVARRREGWRVGRVICRLLKVEKGRRQRKEIEKGVRGRSQRKDSEEGERGRREEGVRGRSQRKERGRSQRKERGRSQRKESEEGVRGRIQRKESEEGERKESEEGERKEREEGVRGRSQRKERGRSQRKERGRSQRKERGRKGKRETWGE, from the exons atggagggagagagggatggatggagggtgggaaggagggagagagggatggagggtgggaagaagggagagagggatggagggtgggaaggagggagagagggatggatggagggtgggaaggagggagagagggatggagggtgggaaggagggagagagggatggatggagggtgggaaggagggagagagggatggatggagggtgggaaggagggagagagggatggagggtgggaaggagggagagagggatggatggagggtgggaaggagggagagagggatggagggtgggaaggaggagagagggatggatggagggtgggaaggagggagagagggatggatggtgggaaggagggagagagggatggagggtgggaaggagggagagagggatggatggagggatggaaggagagagctGGATGACGAaggagggtgggaaggagggagagagggatggagggtgggaaggagggagagagggatggatggagggagagagggatggatggagagagggatggatggagggtgggaaggagggagagagggatggatggagggtgggaaggagggagagagggatggatggagggtgggaaggagggagagagggatggatggagggtgggaagaagggagagagggatggagggtgggaagaagggagagagggatggagggtgggaaggagggagagagggagggtgggaaggacagagggagggagagggagggagagagagatggagggtgggaaggagggagagagggatggagggtgggaaggagggagagagggatggagggtgggaaggagggagggagagagggatggagg gagggagggagagagggatggagggtgggtgggaaggagggagagagggatggagggtgggaaggagggagagagggatggagggtggcaAGGAggcgagagggatggagggtgggaagAGTCATCTGTAGATTGCTGAAAGTAgaaaagggaaggagacagaggaaggagatagagaaaggagtcagaggaaggagtcagaggaaggattcagaggaagga gagagaggaaggagagaggaaggagtcagaggaaggagtcagaggaaggagagaggaaggagtcagaggaaggagagaggaaggagtcagaggaaggagtcagaggaaggagtcagaggaaggattcagaggaaggagtcagaggaaggagagaggaaggagtcagaggaaggagagaggaagga gagagaggaaggagtcagaggaaggagtcagaggaaggagagaggaaggagtcagaggaaggagagaggaaggagtcagaggaaggagagaggaaggaagggcaaAAGAGAGACATGGGGTGAGTGA
- the LOC127916263 gene encoding uncharacterized protein LOC127916263 isoform X15: MEGERDGWRVGRRERGMEGGKKGERDGGWEGGREGWMEGGKEGERDGGWEGGREGWMEGGKEGERDGWRVGRRERGMEGGKEGERDGWRVGRRERGMEGGKEERGMDGGWEGGREGWMVGRRERGMEGGKEGERDGWRDGRRELDDEGGWEGGREGWRVGRRERGMDGGREGWMERGMDGGWEGGREGWMEGGKEGERDGWRVGRRERGMDGGWEEGREGWRVGRRERGMEGGKEGEREGGKDRGREREGERDGGWEGGREGWRVGRRERGMEGGKEGGREGWREGGREGWRVGGKEGERDGGWEGGREGWRVARRREGWRVGRVICRLLKVEKGRRQRKEIEKGVRGRSQRKDSEEGERGRREEGVRGRSQRKERGRSQRKERGRSQRKESEEGERGRSQRKERGRRERKESEEGERKEGQKRDMG, from the exons atggagggagagagggatggatggagggtgggaaggagggagagagggatggagggtgggaagaagggagagagggatggagggtgggaaggagggagagagggatggatggagggtgggaaggagggagagagggatggagggtgggaaggagggagagagggatggatggagggtgggaaggagggagagagggatggatggagggtgggaaggagggagagagggatggagggtgggaaggagggagagagggatggatggagggtgggaaggagggagagagggatggagggtgggaaggaggagagagggatggatggagggtgggaaggagggagagagggatggatggtgggaaggagggagagagggatggagggtgggaaggagggagagagggatggatggagggatggaaggagagagctGGATGACGAaggagggtgggaaggagggagagagggatggagggtgggaaggagggagagagggatggatggagggagagagggatggatggagagagggatggatggagggtgggaaggagggagagagggatggatggagggtgggaaggagggagagagggatggatggagggtgggaaggagggagagagggatggatggagggtgggaagaagggagagagggatggagggtgggaagaagggagagagggatggagggtgggaaggagggagagagggagggtgggaaggacagagggagggagagggagggagagagagatggagggtgggaaggagggagagagggatggagggtgggaaggagggagagagggatggagggtgggaaggagggagggagagagggatggagg gagggagggagagagggatggagggtgggtgggaaggagggagagagggatggagggtgggaaggagggagagagggatggagggtggcaAGGAggcgagagggatggagggtgggaagAGTCATCTGTAGATTGCTGAAAGTAgaaaagggaaggagacagaggaaggagatagagaaaggagtcagaggaaggagtcagaggaaggattcagaggaagga gagagaggaaggagagaggaaggagtcagaggaaggagtcagaggaaggagagaggaaggagtcagaggaaggagagaggaaggagtcagaggaaggagtcagaggaagga gagagaggaaggagtcagaggaaggagagaggaagga gagagaggaaggagtcagaggaaggagagaggaaggaagggcaaAAGAGAGACATGGGGTGA
- the LOC127916263 gene encoding uncharacterized transmembrane protein DDB_G0289901-like isoform X14 — translation MEGERDGWRVGRRERGMEGGKKGERDGGWEGGREGWMEGGKEGERDGGWEGGREGWMEGGKEGERDGWRVGRRERGMEGGKEGERDGWRVGRRERGMEGGKEERGMDGGWEGGREGWMVGRRERGMEGGKEGERDGWRDGRRELDDEGGWEGGREGWRVGRRERGMDGGREGWMERGMDGGWEGGREGWMEGGKEGERDGWRVGRRERGMDGGWEEGREGWRVGRRERGMEGGKEGEREGGKDRGREREGERDGGWEGGREGWRVGRRERGMEGGKEGGREGWREGGREGWRVGGKEGERDGGWEGGREGWRVARRREGWRVGRVICRLLKVEKGRRQRKEIEKGVRGRSQRKDSEEGERGRREEGVRGRSQRKERGRRERKESEEGERKESEEGVRGRSQRKERGRRERKESEEGERKEGQKRDMG, via the exons atggagggagagagggatggatggagggtgggaaggagggagagagggatggagggtgggaagaagggagagagggatggagggtgggaaggagggagagagggatggatggagggtgggaaggagggagagagggatggagggtgggaaggagggagagagggatggatggagggtgggaaggagggagagagggatggatggagggtgggaaggagggagagagggatggagggtgggaaggagggagagagggatggatggagggtgggaaggagggagagagggatggagggtgggaaggaggagagagggatggatggagggtgggaaggagggagagagggatggatggtgggaaggagggagagagggatggagggtgggaaggagggagagagggatggatggagggatggaaggagagagctGGATGACGAaggagggtgggaaggagggagagagggatggagggtgggaaggagggagagagggatggatggagggagagagggatggatggagagagggatggatggagggtgggaaggagggagagagggatggatggagggtgggaaggagggagagagggatggatggagggtgggaaggagggagagagggatggatggagggtgggaagaagggagagagggatggagggtgggaagaagggagagagggatggagggtgggaaggagggagagagggagggtgggaaggacagagggagggagagggagggagagagagatggagggtgggaaggagggagagagggatggagggtgggaaggagggagagagggatggagggtgggaaggagggagggagagagggatggagg gagggagggagagagggatggagggtgggtgggaaggagggagagagggatggagggtgggaaggagggagagagggatggagggtggcaAGGAggcgagagggatggagggtgggaagAGTCATCTGTAGATTGCTGAAAGTAgaaaagggaaggagacagaggaaggagatagagaaaggagtcagaggaaggagtcagaggaaggattcagaggaagga gagagaggaaggagagaggaaggagtcagaggaaggagtcagaggaaggagagaggaagga gagagaggaaggagtcagaggaaggagagaggaaggagtcagaggaaggagtcagaggaaggagtcagaggaaggagagaggaagga gagagaggaaggagtcagaggaaggagagaggaaggaagggcaaAAGAGAGACATGGGGTGA
- the LOC127916263 gene encoding protein argonaute-2-like isoform X4: protein MEGERDGWRVGRRERGMEGGKKGERDGGWEGGREGWMEGGKEGERDGGWEGGREGWMEGGKEGERDGWRVGRRERGMEGGKEGERDGWRVGRRERGMEGGKEERGMDGGWEGGREGWMVGRRERGMEGGKEGERDGWRDGRRELDDEGGWEGGREGWRVGRRERGMDGGREGWMERGMDGGWEGGREGWMEGGKEGERDGWRVGRRERGMDGGWEEGREGWRVGRRERGMEGGKEGEREGGKDRGREREGERDGGWEGGREGWRVGRRERGMEGGKEGGREGWREGGREGWRVGGKEGERDGGWEGGREGWRVARRREGWRVGRVICRLLKVEKGRRQRKEIEKGVRGRSQRKDSEEGERGRREEGVRGRSQRKERGRSQRKERGRSQRKESEEGVRGRIQRKESEEGERKESEEGERKESEEGVRGRSQRKERGRRERKESEEGERKEGQKRDMG from the exons atggagggagagagggatggatggagggtgggaaggagggagagagggatggagggtgggaagaagggagagagggatggagggtgggaaggagggagagagggatggatggagggtgggaaggagggagagagggatggagggtgggaaggagggagagagggatggatggagggtgggaaggagggagagagggatggatggagggtgggaaggagggagagagggatggagggtgggaaggagggagagagggatggatggagggtgggaaggagggagagagggatggagggtgggaaggaggagagagggatggatggagggtgggaaggagggagagagggatggatggtgggaaggagggagagagggatggagggtgggaaggagggagagagggatggatggagggatggaaggagagagctGGATGACGAaggagggtgggaaggagggagagagggatggagggtgggaaggagggagagagggatggatggagggagagagggatggatggagagagggatggatggagggtgggaaggagggagagagggatggatggagggtgggaaggagggagagagggatggatggagggtgggaaggagggagagagggatggatggagggtgggaagaagggagagagggatggagggtgggaagaagggagagagggatggagggtgggaaggagggagagagggagggtgggaaggacagagggagggagagggagggagagagagatggagggtgggaaggagggagagagggatggagggtgggaaggagggagagagggatggagggtgggaaggagggagggagagagggatggagg gagggagggagagagggatggagggtgggtgggaaggagggagagagggatggagggtgggaaggagggagagagggatggagggtggcaAGGAggcgagagggatggagggtgggaagAGTCATCTGTAGATTGCTGAAAGTAgaaaagggaaggagacagaggaaggagatagagaaaggagtcagaggaaggagtcagaggaaggattcagaggaagga gagagaggaaggagagaggaaggagtcagaggaaggagtcagaggaaggagagaggaaggagtcagaggaaggagagaggaaggagtcagaggaaggagtcagaggaaggagtcagaggaaggattcagaggaaggagtcagaggaaggagagaggaaggagtcagaggaaggagagaggaaggagtcagaggaaggagtcagaggaaggagtcagaggaaggagagaggaagga gagagaggaaggagtcagaggaaggagagaggaaggaagggcaaAAGAGAGACATGGGGTGA
- the LOC127916263 gene encoding protein argonaute-2-like isoform X1: protein MEGERDGWRVGRRERGMEGGKKGERDGGWEGGREGWMEGGKEGERDGGWEGGREGWMEGGKEGERDGWRVGRRERGMEGGKEGERDGWRVGRRERGMEGGKEERGMDGGWEGGREGWMVGRRERGMEGGKEGERDGWRDGRRELDDEGGWEGGREGWRVGRRERGMDGGREGWMERGMDGGWEGGREGWMEGGKEGERDGWRVGRRERGMDGGWEEGREGWRVGRRERGMEGGKEGEREGGKDRGREREGERDGGWEGGREGWRVGRRERGMEGGKEGGREGWREGGREGWRVGGKEGERDGGWEGGREGWRVARRREGWRVGRVICRLLKVEKGRRQRKEIEKGVRGRSQRKDSEEGERGRREEGVRGRSQRKERGRSQRKERGRSQRKESEEGVRGRIQRKESEEGERKESEEGERKESEEGVRGRSQRKERGRSQRKERGRRERKESEEGERKEGQKRDMG, encoded by the exons atggagggagagagggatggatggagggtgggaaggagggagagagggatggagggtgggaagaagggagagagggatggagggtgggaaggagggagagagggatggatggagggtgggaaggagggagagagggatggagggtgggaaggagggagagagggatggatggagggtgggaaggagggagagagggatggatggagggtgggaaggagggagagagggatggagggtgggaaggagggagagagggatggatggagggtgggaaggagggagagagggatggagggtgggaaggaggagagagggatggatggagggtgggaaggagggagagagggatggatggtgggaaggagggagagagggatggagggtgggaaggagggagagagggatggatggagggatggaaggagagagctGGATGACGAaggagggtgggaaggagggagagagggatggagggtgggaaggagggagagagggatggatggagggagagagggatggatggagagagggatggatggagggtgggaaggagggagagagggatggatggagggtgggaaggagggagagagggatggatggagggtgggaaggagggagagagggatggatggagggtgggaagaagggagagagggatggagggtgggaagaagggagagagggatggagggtgggaaggagggagagagggagggtgggaaggacagagggagggagagggagggagagagagatggagggtgggaaggagggagagagggatggagggtgggaaggagggagagagggatggagggtgggaaggagggagggagagagggatggagg gagggagggagagagggatggagggtgggtgggaaggagggagagagggatggagggtgggaaggagggagagagggatggagggtggcaAGGAggcgagagggatggagggtgggaagAGTCATCTGTAGATTGCTGAAAGTAgaaaagggaaggagacagaggaaggagatagagaaaggagtcagaggaaggagtcagaggaaggattcagaggaagga gagagaggaaggagagaggaaggagtcagaggaaggagtcagaggaaggagagaggaaggagtcagaggaaggagagaggaaggagtcagaggaaggagtcagaggaaggagtcagaggaaggattcagaggaaggagtcagaggaaggagagaggaaggagtcagaggaaggagagaggaaggagtcagaggaaggagtcagaggaaggagtcagaggaaggagagaggaaggagtcagaggaaggagagaggaagga gagagaggaaggagtcagaggaaggagagaggaaggaagggcaaAAGAGAGACATGGGGTGA
- the LOC127916263 gene encoding uncharacterized transmembrane protein DDB_G0289901-like isoform X20 — protein sequence MEGERDGWRVGRRERGMEGGKKGERDGGWEGGREGWMEGGKEGERDGGWEGGREGWMEGGKEGERDGWRVGRRERGMEGGKEGERDGWRVGRRERGMEGGKEERGMDGGWEGGREGWMVGRRERGMEGGKEGERDGWRDGRRELDDEGGWEGGREGWRVGRRERGMDGGREGWMERGMDGGWEGGREGWMEGGKEGERDGWRVGRRERGMDGGWEEGREGWRVGRRERGMEGGKEGEREGGKDRGREREGERDGGWEGGREGWRVGRRERGMEGGKEGGREGWREGGREGWRVGGKEGERDGGWEGGREGWRVARRREGWRVGRVICRLLKVEKGRRQRKEIEKGVRGRSQRKDSEEGVRGRREEGERGRSQRKERGRRERKESEEGERKEGQKRDMG from the exons atggagggagagagggatggatggagggtgggaaggagggagagagggatggagggtgggaagaagggagagagggatggagggtgggaaggagggagagagggatggatggagggtgggaaggagggagagagggatggagggtgggaaggagggagagagggatggatggagggtgggaaggagggagagagggatggatggagggtgggaaggagggagagagggatggagggtgggaaggagggagagagggatggatggagggtgggaaggagggagagagggatggagggtgggaaggaggagagagggatggatggagggtgggaaggagggagagagggatggatggtgggaaggagggagagagggatggagggtgggaaggagggagagagggatggatggagggatggaaggagagagctGGATGACGAaggagggtgggaaggagggagagagggatggagggtgggaaggagggagagagggatggatggagggagagagggatggatggagagagggatggatggagggtgggaaggagggagagagggatggatggagggtgggaaggagggagagagggatggatggagggtgggaaggagggagagagggatggatggagggtgggaagaagggagagagggatggagggtgggaagaagggagagagggatggagggtgggaaggagggagagagggagggtgggaaggacagagggagggagagggagggagagagagatggagggtgggaaggagggagagagggatggagggtgggaaggagggagagagggatggagggtgggaaggagggagggagagagggatggagg gagggagggagagagggatggagggtgggtgggaaggagggagagagggatggagggtgggaaggagggagagagggatggagggtggcaAGGAggcgagagggatggagggtgggaagAGTCATCTGTAGATTGCTGAAAGTAgaaaagggaaggagacagaggaaggagatagagaaaggagtcagaggaaggagtcagaggaaggattcagaggaaggagtcagaggaaggagagaggaagga gagagaggaaggagtcagaggaaggagagaggaagga gagagaggaaggagtcagaggaaggagagaggaaggaagggcaaAAGAGAGACATGGGGTGA